AAAGGAGACCTTGACCCACCCACCCACTGGGCAAAAGCTAAGCCCTCAGTCTTCGGCATCATCAAACTGTCCCGTTTCAAAGACCATCTTGGAATAATGGGGTATCAGTGGAGGCGGATGGTGCCAACTGGGGTCATAGATCATGTCTCCTTGCGGGGCACAGCACACCCAGGGTCTGACCTCTTGAGAAAGGCAACCCTGGATGTCGTCAGCATCTGCAGGCAgttttaaaagacagattaaaggaaggtgggagggtgaAAAGGGAGAGCCAAACATGTCTAGGGGACAGACGCGTGCACTTTCTTTGCTTAAACCCATGcacgcacaggcacacacagaggcCTCCTTTGCTGGAGAATCCGAAGCACTTTCATTCTGAGGCCACCCACAGTCCTGCTTCTCAGACACGGGTTCTTAGCAGCACAGAGGAAGCAACTGGCGAACAGAGCACTCTGTCTGCAGCTGCTCGAGTCACACAAAGATATTTGGAGAGTGTGATATTTGTTTCAATGCGAAAACTGACCAATACGTTATATAACAAGATGCAAAACTGGCACTTTTCTTCCCCCAATAGGAAAGAGGAACTGTCACAGAAATTTCAGGCCTGTAAGAGCTATCAGGCTAATAAGCTCATAGGTGTGGGTCCCTCTTCCAAACTGTTCAGGGGTTAATGTGGTAGGAGGGTCTCCGAAGCCTGGCCTAGGACCCCTAAAACCCCACACCTACCGTATGGATTCCCTTGATCTGCTTTCAACTCCAAGTCCCAGTCCTCGTTAAAAAGATCCGCAGCCCGTTCCTTGGGTGGACAGCCGGACACCCCTTCTGACAGCTCCCCATCAGAATCCTCATCATCCACAGCAAAGCCTTCCTCTTCACACGGGGTGCCCTCACCGTGGGCAGGACTATCATGAGAGATGCTCTGTGCGCCACTGGCTAAGAAATTGACAAAAGGAAGACGGTCTTAAAACAGCTGGCAGACCAGAGAGGGCCTCGTCGTGCACGTGGGAGATTTTTGGCTGACTTACTATGAGGGCAGCAGTAACAAGTCTACAGAGGTCCTCAGCCACCAGAGAACTCATTTAAAAACTGTTGCTCTCTTTCCAGTTTTAGAAGTAGCGGTGATCATTTACTTTCAATACGATGTTTTGCCTTAAACAAGGCCGTTAATTACCAGGTCTTTTCATTCACGTGAAGAGTCAGACAGTTTATATCTTCAGGTAGTTTAACTGTCGCTGAGGCAAAGGGCCTCTGGCAAGATAAGCTGTCAGAGTGCAGACTTCCTCGGTCTCTGCCCACGCCAGGCTCTGCCACCCACTCACCTAGTCGATCCGTGGccttctcagtctctctctcctgACCGCAGTGCTCAGCTGGGGCAAAGGCAGCCTGCGGGAAGAAGCAGCAGTTACCCAGGACTTGCATATCCTGGGTATGGCCAGCATCTCAGCCCCACACCCACCCTCTCATAccctcctctgtgaggcaggcGCAGGGACTCTGCACCGCACGTGCCTGCTGTGCCCTGTTTGACAGGGCCTCGCCGCTTCCTATTCCAGTGGGCATCACCCCTGCCGGCAGGACCACCTGCCCTCCTAGAGCGGCCACTGAAGCTAGTGCACAGTTTGCCAGCATGTGCGGAGCCAGCCTCCTCGCTGGGTCCTCTCTTGAGCGGTCTTGAGTCGCGGGCCCTCAGGAGCCCTCCTCGGAGCTCGGAGATTCCAGCACTAGCCGGGACAGTGCCCCCTCCTCAGAGGCTGGAATTTCAGTTCCCTGCAAAGGCTCTCCTCTGAGCTTGTGTATTTTAGTCACTGCAACTTCACCCCTTTGTTCCCTCAGCCCTAGGGCTGGTTGCTATTTCCCTTGCAGTGGCTACCTCCGTGTTCATCTTTACCTTTTCAGTTACTTTTTACCTAGTTAAAAGCTCTTTTATCAAATTCTGTCTCCTGACTGACACCTGGGGACAACAGAGCTTTAGCTTTTGAAGGGAACTCGTCTTCCCCCATAGCCACCCAAATGCTTCTGTGCTCCCATCACTCAAAAGTTCCTGAAATCCTATCATCTGTTAAGACCTCTAAGTGGGATGAGAAATGTTCACGGTGTGCAAGAGAAGACCTGACTTCAATCCCTTTCATTCAGTGTGTACCTTGGACACAACCCTTCAGTCACCATGCCTGGGTTTCCTTCTCTGGAAATTGGGTATAATTGTTCTGACCTCGCAGGTGCTTTATAATGAGATAACATTTATGAAAACACCTAGCACACAGCAGGAATATAACATCTGCTGAACTGAAATCGACCTTCTTTGCCCCTACATCTAAACTGCGCTTGGCACCTGCCCCAATTAGCTCACGATTTAGTCCTACCTGGATTGAATGAGTCAATCCCACCTCCTGCAGTCAGCAACCACTCCTGCTGACCAACAGCGGGACCTTGACCTCTTCCACTGCAAGAGCCCCCTAACTGCCTTCCCATTCACCCATCTTGTGCAGCCTTACACGGTTAATGACTACGCTGCTGAAATACCTCAATGGCCTCCATGGCTGGAGCACAGAATTCGCCCTGGCGTCCACACCTCCCCCTCAGGCTCCATCAACCTGGACAGCACAGTTCTCTTTCCCAGCTCTGGGACCCAAGATCCCAGCCATCTGCCCTGCACTTCCTCATCTCCACGCCTTTGACAGGACCCCCAACCCTCTCATCTTGGCGAGGAAGCGCACAAACCTTCCTGCTCTGCCCTGACAAAATTAATCTCGTCCTACCTACCTGCACCCCAAAGTAATTTTCTTCATAAGCCTATCGCTACATTTTTCATATCTTATTTAGGTTAAGAGATCTTTGATGCTTAGACAAGCATTTCATTTCTCCATCCACTTAATAAATATACCTGTTTATGGTGCCAGACACTACGCTAGGCGCCGGGCTTATAGCACTAAACAGAGCGTTCCTATCCTCAAGGAGCTCACCGTCTAACACGGATTACTGACTGTAAACAAGGGCAGATGGCTGTAATAATGGTCTTTGAAAAGCCAGGAGCCGTCTGGCGCGCAAATGAAAACAAGTTTCCGAAAACCCTGCGTCAAACGCGGCCTTTTGGTTTCAGCGAAAAGGAGAAGGCGCCTGAGACATCATCTGGTGCTCAGGCTGAGCCGAGCATCCCCACCAAAGGAGACACGGATCCTTCGGGGAGAGCCGCTCTCCTCGCCGCCCTCGCCTGGCCGCAGCCCAGGACCCATTTCTGGGGCAGGAGCATCACCCCCCATTCAGCAAGGACGCAGAGGCGCCCCGGGGCCAACGGCCAACCCTCCCGGTCGGGCGCGCCCACCCACGTCCTTCGGgggccccgccccgcggccccgcggccccgcgGCCCGGCCGCTTCCAGCTCGGACGCACGCCTGAACGGCTGCCCAAGGTGGGCCCGAGACGCTTCCCCGGCTccgcggcccccgcccgccccgccccgccccgcaaGCCCCGCAACTTCCCGCCCCGGGCCGCAGGTGGTGGCCGCGCCCAGGCCCCGCGCCGCGCTCACCCCCGGGCTGGGGGGCGCCCCCCGCGCGCTCAGCAGCGGCGGACCCCGCGGCGGCTCCGCGGCCCCCAGCGCCTGAACCCCGGCGGCCTGAGGGTCCATGCCCGGCGGCCCGCTGCCCGGCGCCCAGAACGCCGTTCGGCCACGTGACGCGCAGGCCTGGCTGCCAGCCGAAGGATACGCCTCGGAGGACCAATCAGCCGGAGGGGCTCCCGaccggggggcggggcgcggaggTCACGAGGAAGCCGAGGCGGGGCAAGGGGCGGGGCACGCCAAACTCCGAAAGCCCCTTCCCTACCTATCCACGGGTCCAACCTGATTTTTGTAGCTCCTGACCGTGCAGATCCAAGGCCTAGACGATTAGCTGGCTCTAGAATGCCGAGTGTTATCCCTACCCAACCACACTGGACATGCTTCCGCATCAAACCTGCTAGAACAGTGTATAAAACTAAGCTCTCAAAACTTTTCATGCAATTGTAGCCCTAACCCCGTTTCACTTCTCTCTGAACAGGTTTTCTCTAGAACTCGGGCCGAAATTAGATTATAACTCACCTACGAATGGATGAGACAACTCAAGAGCCCAGTGATTCTCCACCTTGAGTTAATGACAGTTCTTAAAGTTAACCCATTAGAAATCAGGATGGCTGATCAAAACAAACTCCTACAACGTTCCGGGCACTCTATCGTTTGTGACAGTTGGTCATGGTAACCCTAAACATTCTGTGCTAGGCCAGTACAGCCTCACCTATCTTTTAAAGCTGTAAGTCTGGCCCTCTACATCCTGAGGGCAGCATAAGTGAGGCAGCGCCTGGGCTGGGGGTAAACCAAACTCTAAAGACAGCCTTCACTGTCTTTCCCTGCACTGCCAGAACTCCAATGAACAAATCTGCTCAAGGTGTTGATAATCACGTTAACCTTTAAGTAGCAGAAGAGCTGGCCTTGCTCACCAGCCCATCTTACGACAATCTGAGACATTAGCCTATTCCTTCCACTCCCTCAAAGAATGTGTTTATATCCATACACTACATaaggcatttgaaaaaatttagcCTAACAGTTGatacataacatttttttttctctatgtagACCTTCCTACAGGGAAGAGAATGTGACCAATTAATGTGTGTTCTGTTCAGACTCATGAGTTAATTTCCCCAAACCTAACTGGATCTATGTCAAGTGTCCAATGTGACCTTATGCGATGGAAATAAAAGTTGttatctgtgctgtccagtatggtaaACATGTGGCtggttgagcacttgaaatgtggccagtgtaaatgagaaacaaatgatttaatttcaataaatttaagttCCCACACATGGCCAGAAGCCACCATATCACCATATCTAACAGCACAGCTCTAGGTGAACTGACTACATGCATCTTCATAACCTGCAATGGTGAGAACCGGGTACAGGGTGTGAGGACCCCAGGGTGACCCACCTTCACAGCCTCGCATTCAGGAGCCAACCACCGCCCTCTTTACTCCCATCTCTTATATGCAATGTGTATCTGTCTCCTAAAATAAAAAAGCCCTGTAAGGATTTAAAGGTTGAACTTCCCGGGACTTAATGGATAGGAGAAAGagaagatttttcttattttaaaataaatgacacgCAAGCACCATTTAGGGTACAAAAGTTCATGATGAAAATACCCTAAAAGAGACCCTAATGTttataagaatttaataaataataaaagtagtaCTACAAATCAGCAGGGGAAAAAATGGCCACAAATGGTATTGTGGAAAATTTAGTTAActgcttagggaaaaaaaactgagTCGTCCTGCACAAGAGGCAGGGTTTTCAACAGAAATCACACAAACAAAACCTCTGGACTGCAAAAAACcgccaccaccaaaaaaaaaaaaaaaaaaaggctgggagCAAATTATTTGCAACAGAGATGAACTAAAGATTACTATTCTTAGGATATAAAAAACTCataaattaattctaaaaagttcaaaaaacagTCAAATGCATTAACTACAATATCAAAGAAATGTGCATTAAAATAAGGATATATCACTTTTCACCTACTGAAAtggtaaaaataagaaatgtaacACCACAGTGCTTTAAAGTATTTTCACACAATGCAAACTGGCAATACTTATCAATACTCTTTAAAAGTTATATCCCTTAATACAGTAATTCTACTGTCAGATGTCAGTCTCCTAAAGAAATAACCAGGAATGTGAACAAAGATTTATATAAGAATGTTCACCAATAGTACTtacaagaaaaaattagaaatgacaagCTCCAACAAGGGGAttagtaaaataagtcatggCTCacctatacaatggaatgttctGAATTAATTGTTTTTAAGGCTATTTAATGACACGGAAAGATAATATTTAGTGAAACATACTAGTAAGTAAAACTGCACTGAATGCTTCTCCCAGTGACATCCTAATGTTAAGTTAAAGGATATACGATTCAAACAATTGCCTCTCCTGCTCCCAAAACGCTCTCCTTTGCTCCAAGCCATCCTCTCCATCTTTGCCTCTGAAGCTCTTCTAAGTTACTCTCTACCCCTGCACTTTTTTTGTTGCTGGGCCTCCCCTATGTAAACACTTCTCCACAGATCAGTCCCAGAGATAGAGGACACTTTTATAATCTCTTAAATCTTCTTAAAGGACAACTTTTCCTCCAATACCCAGCATCCTTCTCTGCTGCTTCAACCAACTCAGGACATCAGCTCTGTTCCTCCAACCCACCTCCATTCCCAAaagcttctcttctttcctgcctATGATGGacattcagtgaatgaatgaatgaatgaatgagtaaagggTCTAATAGTATAAATCCGACTCCAATAAAGGAAATCAAATTAGTGAGTTTAAGTCCAGATGATGAAATAACaggatgcttttattttcttctccacatTATTCTATTCCCTCCATATCTTCTACAACAAATGCATACCATGTGTACATTAATAATAATGAGACAATAAACAAAGAGAACTACACTTTCACCTCCATTTTAACTGACCCCCAGGCCTAGATAAGAGATACTCAAGTTTGACCAGGGGTAATAAAGGAAGATCAGTTATATGATTTCCATgtattttggaaaacatttagGACCTACGGCAGGTCAATAACTGGCCTCTGGCCACTAAACAGCAGTTCTCTTTTCTGGAATTAAAGAGTAAAGcattaacaaaattaaagcaTGTCTCAAAATCAGACAGCCATCTCATCTGCCATCTCAGCACACTGCAGATGAATGCATAACACAAAACTACCCAGAGGGTTTACAACACTATTTCACAAAGTTGGCTGTGTTCTTCCTCTTTTCACAACTGGCCAGCCTGATGCAAAGCATATTTAGCTAAAAACATCTCTGCTGACTCTCCCTGCAACATTTTTGTGGCTCGCCAATAGATATGTCCGCAGTTCTCAGGTCTACCAAGGGGGTGGTTCAATTCTTCTTTGATGTAATCCATCCAAAGATCTTTAAAGGGAACCCAAAAAATTAGTTAGATAACTGACAAGGCTTTATTACATTAAacttaattatttaatatcaATTCAATGCAAGATTTCTAAGAAACTTAATTTCTTGCTATTATTTTCCAGCAACCTCATGTGAAACAATATCTCTCAGCTTCTTTACACTACAGTActtcaaagttttttgttttaagtagaAAACTTCACTTTAATCACGATAGTCTAGTGCTCTCACCTTTTGAGATGGCCCACATTCTACCTACAGAATTTATATCTCTCAATAaacctgctttcatttttttgggggtggggagcggggagggtgggcgCCACACAGTGAGGCATGTGGCGTctcagttccctgagcagggatcaaacccctgcccccagcagtggaagcgcggagtcttaaccgctggacccaccaccagggaagtcccaaaacctgctttcactttaaaaaaaaaaatcatgacagACTACATATTTCATAAACtcaaaaatactaaatattttaaagggagGATTATGCTAAGTCTCTTTCAAGGTGAAAAGGACCTCAACGAGTTCAGCATGCTTAATAAAACTTGCTTGGGTTCGCAAAAAtgccatattcattcattttaccaGAAGGTCTGTTGAAACCTTGTGAAAGCTTAAGTGTTTTTTTACATCTGAGTTTAACAACTACACATGCCAATTTGAGTTCACAAGTAAAGAGACTTTACCTGACATACTCATACCCAGAAGTATGTTTCACAAGCCCTGAAATGAGACAATGTGGCAACAGCCCAGGACAACCTTTGTCAATTAGTATCCCACTCCCTCTCTGCTAtaatccccacccccccccaattTGTTCTGATCTACATTATTAACCTTTTCCTTACAAATATCACATTTTTCAAGAGAACCAAACCAAGCAAATCTCCCTCTAGTCCAGAGCTCTTAATAGAAGACCCATGGATTCCTGGGCTTGTGAACTTGAAATTATAAGCAAAATTATGTCTGCAAGTATTTATGCACAAagtgagggaggaggcaggggaaggatGCCAAGTTTTATTCTCAAAGAGGGCCATGACCCCAAAACAGTAAAGAAACACTATTCTAACCATAATGATAGGTTACAGGCCACACATGCAAACTCATCTGTCTATAACTGAAATTTACTTACCAGAATCTACAGATCCAAATTCTCTCAAAGCCCTCTCATAATAGTCTCTTAAGTTCGCCATCTTGCAGGATTCCTAACAAAAATAATCAGACAATTTTGCCTCAAAAATCTAATTTATAATGTCACCAATTCATTTCACCCACACTGTTAAACAGCTACTGTCTATGAGGTAtctgaagaggaggagagaagggttTGAAGGAACACAGCCGGACTCTGAACTTACCCAGAGAAAGGTCAAATGCACTACGTGGCAGAGTGAAGTAAATGTCAAACGGTGATGAAAGCACTTTGCTCAAAGCACTTTGCTCTGGTAGCATGGGAAAAGCCTAATTAATTCTCAGCTGGGGGTACATGAGCAGCTCCACAGGAAAATATATGTGGAAGCCCTGAGGGAGGGGTAGGATTTAAATAACTAAATGGGGAAGGTTCTATTCCCTATGGCTAGGGATTTCTTCCTTTGAATATCTGGGCTCTAGCACATATTATCCATACccaccttaaaattttttatatcaaggcaaagtatatataaatactaCTTACATGACCTTCAGCAAGTTTTCTGAACCCTGtgaccttagtttcctcaccgaGAAAACGAGGATAACAACATCTCTTAGGCCAACTACAAGGATTCAGTTAAAATGTGGATGAATCATGCACTGAGCACAATACCCAGTGCTAACTTTACAGTACATAAATGTGCATTCCTCACCTCTACTTCCATTTAAATGTattctcttcatttcattttcaaagcaGATTAACATCTTCAGTTTAGAAATCTTTTAGTGTAGAGAAATAACTATTTCCTCATTCCAATTTCTCTTCACTGAGACTACACTGTTTTATAAAAAGCTAGTTTAACCTCCCATCTTACACATGCATGGAAAACAGAATCAGGCTTTGTGAAGGGCTCACAGTGTGCATGTAACTGTGCAAAGTCCTTTCCATCCAGTCTCGCACCTGGCCTCACACCCCTGAAACAGGTATTACGGCCTCCCTGACAGATGAGGATGTCAAGGCTTagaattaagtgacttgcccaaggcacaTAACTATTGTGTTATTAATTCAAAGCCTGGCTGTGAATTATTATGCTAGATTATCTCCCACAGTGTAAGATAAGAAcagatcacaaaaaaaaaaaaaaaaaaaaaaaacagatcactGACCCAGACAATGGTCAAAACTATGAAAATCAGAGTTCAacttcattattaatttttcaaaaatgcaaataaaaataataaacaccaaTCAAAATAccgaaataaaggagaaaaagcaaaactgaataCTTGGAGAAGATATGAAGGAAACAGGTCATTATCACTGTAAGTAATTTAGAGAATTATCTGGCAATATGTAAAGAGCTATTAAAAAAGCCAGTACCTCCAGTCCTTGAAATTTATCTCAAGAaagtaacttaaaaaacaaaaacaaaaaaacctatgtAAACAAAATGCTTGCAGCGCTGTTTTCAATATCAAAAATCGAGAAACAACCTATAAGTAATGGAATGGTTAAGAAACCTACAAGTGTAAGAATAATACagcaaccattaaaaataataccatGTAAAAACACAGGAATGTGTTTACAaaataatgttaagaaaaaaaagagaaccgCCGCGTGTCACATAAGTCAGAAATAAAACACTACAAAACTGTgcttatatatgtaaataaaataaatatggctGGTCCTGTTATTGTGAGGGGATTACAGATATTTTGGACTTCcgcgtatttttttttttaactaacacTTTCCTGTATTTTTCCTCATTCACAAGTTCAGTTAAAAACACCAGAAACAGTTACGAGTGCCTACTCTCTACCTCACAacccaaaacaagaaacaaacagggCACCGTGGAGGCAGAGAGGCTGCACCTCACACAGCCcggcagggaaggcttcctgtaaGAGGTGACATCTGAGGTGTCTAGTTTCCAGAcatgttccttttcttctttgttggATTACCATTCCTAAATCTACATCTGTGAAAAAGGGGTTCGAGGAAGGGACCAGAAATTATACTGTATTATAACGAGagctttttaaataacaaaatgctGCCACAGATTAGTAAACACTCATCCATTTTCCCAGACAAAAAAATGCACAGACAGGACACTTACTTGCTCCTTTTCAAACTGGATCATCTTCCTGAAAAAATCAACTGAAAGTGGACGCCTTTCCTGTAAACTAAAAAGGAAGGGGGGGGAACCGTTATCTTCCACAGTGACAGCCTCTTACATCCCACCAATATAAACACCTGTGCCACTGCCTCTGCCATGTGCAATGTGATACAGTCCTGGCTATGATTCAACGCGGGGACTGGACCTGACCACCAGTCACTCACCATTTTCAATCTCCAAAGCCTTACCCTTCACTGCCACCGAACACCTAACAGTTTCCATCCTGGTAGGCAAAACGCCAGTCTAATGTTCATCAATAAAAGTGGTGCACCACTTGTGATTACAGTATAATCTCAGACTTgtgaaagacaaattttaaaatgatgtattaAGATGGTTTTTCTCTTGATGATGGGATTATGATGAATTATTAGttacatctctcttttttttttaattttccacagCGGGTATGAACTGAAGGGGCTCTTGAATTCATTCCTCCCTCTATTTGTGATACACACAATCTGGGTATGAGAAACTGACTACGGGGTGGCGAGACTCATAACAGCTATGTATGTCTGTGAGTACCTTTCAAACACAGTTCTGGCCTTTTTGTAGCCACCACTTCGATAAGCCCAATCCAGGTACTTATCCTTCAGAGTGACTGACTCGGCACCTGTGACAGCTAAGACagctttctaaaatttaaaagaaaaaagacataagcCACACGAGGAAATGTCTACATATCAAAACAAATTTTCCCAGGCCACTCAATGAACAGTGCTTTAAAAGGAGCACCTGCTTCAGAAACAAGCCTTTGAAAGTTAGCCAACTAGCAGACCTATGTGCTCGTTCCCCACACACAAGACTACAATAAGGGGCCTGTACCTCATAGATCATTTCAGTGTCTTCTTGGCTGTTGGCATTTTCACTCCACTCTGTCCAAGCACTCCACAATGACAGACAAATctgttcataatttttaaaaaaaagttagaaaatgatATCTTAGCACTATGCTCTGAAAACTAGTCACTATAAAGACAGGCTCCTCCTGAGATAATCAATATGTGAAACACGCAGTCACTCACAGTCTGCCCTCACGGTACAGAACCCTCAGTGCCCGGCAGGAATGGCACACTGGAACACAGAGAGCCTTCGGGCCCAGTCACCCAGAGCAATACCCTCCTGTTAACTCTTCATCCCCTCTGTCGGGAACTACTGCCTGAAGTTACTATCATCAATCATCAGCTAGTTATGCCCTTAGCCCACAGCTAGTCAGAACCAAGCTCCCCAGGTCACGTCTCTGCTGTGCAGGACCACAACACAAGTGTTAATTAATCTAGGCTGAACTATCTGGCCTTCGCTCACGCCCTAGCAGC
The DNA window shown above is from Hippopotamus amphibius kiboko isolate mHipAmp2 chromosome 17, mHipAmp2.hap2, whole genome shotgun sequence and carries:
- the COPRS gene encoding coordinator of PRMT5 and differentiation stimulator → MDPQAAGVQALGAAEPPRGPPLLSARGAPPSPGAAFAPAEHCGQERETEKATDRLASGAQSISHDSPAHGEGTPCEEEGFAVDDEDSDGELSEGVSGCPPKERAADLFNEDWDLELKADQGNPYDADDIQGCLSQEVRPWVCCAPQGDMIYDPSWHHPPPLIPHYSKMVFETGQFDDAED